From the Exiguobacterium marinum DSM 16307 genome, the window ACAACCCGGGCATCGGCTGGCACTTTATCACCAGCTGCGAGGACGAGTACATCTCCGACGACGAGGTCACTCGAGTCGATTTCGGATTGTTTCCCGTCACGAATGACGGTCGCTTTCGTTTCCAGCAACTTTTTGATTCCTTCTAGTGCTTCTTCCGCTTTGTTCTCTTGTAAGTATCCAACGACACCGATGACCGTGACGACTAAGACGATAACAATCGTATCGATATATTCACCAAGAAAACCGGTGACAACTGCCGCACCGATCAAGACGTACACAAGAATGTCATTAAATTGTCTTAAGAACTTTATGATTTCAGGCGTTTTCTCTTTCTCCGGTAACACGTTTTTACCGAACTCTTCCTGACGACTTGTGACACTTTCTTTCGAGAGCCCCGTTTCGATATCAGTCTCCACTCTTGCTTTTACTTCATCTACTTCGAGAGCATGCCACTGTCTGTCTGCATTCTGCATGATTCTTCCTCCTCGACCAATACTTTATGAACAGTCTTTCCTCTACCTGTTCCCAATCTGATGCGGCTCGACACGTCAAAACTTGTACAATTGATGTCATTTTCAAAGTAAGCGCTACCATGATTCTTTGTTTCTTCATGTAAACGATATCATGCTTCAATTTTGATTTTTCTCGTCAAAATGGCTTTACAGAAGCGTTTCTATCATTGAATATAGAAGAAATTATGAATGAATACAGATAGATAGAAAGAAGGAAGAGTTTATGGTCATTATTCAAGGAGTTGCACTCTTACTGCTCATCCTGGCCTTGTTCACACTTTTCAGCTACAAGGCACCATTCGGAATGAAAGCGATGGGCGCCTTGGCAGGTGCGGCAATCGCAAGTTTCCTTGTCGAAGCGTTCAACGCCTACGCCATCGGAGGATTACTGCCACTTCCTTTATATGAAGAGGTCGGGCAGGCAGCCGGTTCGTTATCAGGTCCTGCTGCGGCGGCACTCGTTGCCATCGCACTCGGGATCAACCCCGTATATAGTATGATGATTGGATTATCCGTGTCTGGATTCGGTATCCTTCCTGGATTTTTCGCAGGATATATCCTTGCCTTAGTTGGTACACGCATCAATCGCTATCTTCCGACCGGGGTCGATATGATCTTCTACGTCATTGTGATGGCTCCACTCGCACGACTCGTCGCAATCGGCGTAGACCCACTTGTGTCAAACACTCTCGCTCAAATTGGTGCAGTCATTGAACTCGCGGCGACGCAAAACCCGGTCGTCATGGGGCTCG encodes:
- a CDS encoding PTS sugar transporter subunit IIC is translated as MVIIQGVALLLLILALFTLFSYKAPFGMKAMGALAGAAIASFLVEAFNAYAIGGLLPLPLYEEVGQAAGSLSGPAAAALVAIALGINPVYSMMIGLSVSGFGILPGFFAGYILALVGTRINRYLPTGVDMIFYVIVMAPLARLVAIGVDPLVSNTLAQIGAVIELAATQNPVVMGLVLGGIVTVVSTSPLSSMALTAMLGLTGVPMAIAALALTASISMNYLLFRQLKIGTKKDQLSVAIEPLTQADLISANPIPIYSVNFVGGAVAGLIVAMTGMINDAPGSAAGIPGLLVMYGFNDWQTVTITAVVLFILGIGFGLIGSRLFKNFPIVRHTEKVESTEEDAA